One segment of Candidatus Eisenbacteria bacterium DNA contains the following:
- a CDS encoding alpha/beta fold hydrolase yields MRPSRPLVTTRLRASSAVLAVILLTLLTTAFAAARTLALASSAPEIGAPAPVAPGAASLAGAWNGRLSAALRLVLHFERGAAGEWVAKLDSPDQGAIGLPLEVVLATPDSVRVVLTQAAAWFEGRLDRASGRLVGTWNQGGERAELTLEHGEIARASRPQHPVPPFPYASDSITFRNSRAGLTLAGTLTRPRDRAPHAAVVLVSGSGQQSRDEEVFEHKPFLVIADRLTRAGFAVLRYDDRGVGGSGGNPALATGIDNASDVEAAVRYLRSRPEVDARRIAIVGHSEGGILAPWVAARDSQIAALVLLAGTGVPGDSVLATQTEALMRSAGLAREEIARRMAPNRAIHREIKSGASPESVFVRAERTLRVFARTLSAAELQAVGGEERFARDAAEQSRLPWLRWFIAHDPAVDLRRVRCPVLALNGELDLQVDASINLPAIEAALRAGGNRDVTMARMPGLNHLFQTATSGAMSEYSTIEETLAPAVLDRMTAWLVARLESPR; encoded by the coding sequence ATGCGCCCATCCCGTCCGCTCGTCACAACCCGGCTCCGCGCCTCATCGGCCGTGCTCGCCGTGATCCTGTTGACGCTCCTGACGACCGCATTCGCCGCCGCTCGAACGCTGGCACTCGCGAGCTCAGCGCCCGAGATCGGTGCGCCGGCCCCCGTGGCGCCAGGCGCTGCTTCCCTCGCGGGCGCATGGAACGGTCGGCTGTCCGCCGCGCTGCGCCTGGTGCTTCATTTCGAGCGCGGTGCCGCGGGTGAGTGGGTCGCGAAGCTCGACAGCCCGGATCAGGGCGCCATCGGTCTGCCGCTCGAGGTGGTGCTCGCAACTCCGGACTCGGTTCGTGTGGTGCTCACGCAGGCCGCCGCGTGGTTCGAAGGACGGCTCGATCGCGCGAGCGGTCGCCTGGTCGGCACCTGGAATCAAGGCGGTGAACGTGCCGAGCTGACGCTCGAGCACGGCGAGATCGCGAGGGCTTCGCGTCCGCAACACCCGGTTCCTCCGTTTCCGTACGCATCGGACTCGATCACGTTTCGAAACTCGCGCGCCGGGCTGACGCTCGCGGGAACGCTGACGCGACCCCGCGATCGGGCGCCGCATGCGGCAGTGGTACTGGTCTCGGGCTCGGGTCAGCAGAGTCGCGACGAGGAAGTGTTCGAGCACAAGCCGTTCCTCGTGATCGCCGATCGGCTCACGCGCGCCGGCTTCGCCGTGTTGCGCTACGACGATCGCGGCGTCGGAGGCTCGGGAGGAAATCCCGCGCTCGCGACCGGAATCGACAACGCGAGCGATGTCGAGGCCGCAGTGCGCTACCTGCGCTCGCGACCCGAGGTCGACGCGCGACGCATCGCGATCGTCGGACACAGCGAGGGTGGCATCCTGGCGCCATGGGTCGCGGCGCGTGACTCGCAGATCGCAGCCCTCGTGTTGCTTGCGGGCACCGGTGTTCCGGGGGACAGCGTTCTGGCCACTCAGACGGAAGCTCTCATGAGGTCCGCCGGCCTTGCGCGGGAGGAGATCGCGCGCCGCATGGCGCCGAATCGTGCGATCCACCGCGAGATCAAGTCGGGCGCCTCCCCCGAGTCGGTCTTCGTGCGCGCCGAGCGAACGCTGCGCGTCTTCGCTCGCACCCTGAGCGCCGCCGAGCTCCAGGCGGTCGGTGGGGAAGAGCGCTTCGCGCGTGACGCAGCCGAACAGTCGCGACTCCCGTGGCTGCGCTGGTTCATCGCCCACGACCCGGCGGTTGACCTGCGTCGGGTGAGGTGCCCGGTGCTCGCACTAAACGGCGAGCTCGATCTTCAGGTGGATGCTTCCATCAACCTGCCCGCGATCGAGGCGGCCTTGCGAGCGGGCGGCAACCGTGACGTGACGATGGCGCGGATGCCGGGACTCAATCACCTGTTCCAGACTGCGACGAGCGGCGCGATGAGCGAATATTCTACGATCGAAGAGACCCTGGCTCCGGCTGTGTTGGATCGCATGACTGCGTGGCTGGTCGCCCGACTCGAATCCCCGAGGTGA
- a CDS encoding ATP-grasp domain-containing protein — protein MARLRIGVLYDYWWDDEEERVEGERPKKKSRDEDVQTVYEALKKSGHSPVYVRVDGTSESLIELARSQTDLLFNLTESFAGDDSQDTNLAGYLELLGRRFTGAGSSGLFLAQDKALAKKIFTFHGIHTPYFSTVYRGRTEHSHDIQFPVIVKPAREDGSIGIQFGAVCTSIKELMERIDYIHAEFDSPALIEEYIEGRELYVGVIGNEKPEALPVVELDLSKLPEGIPKIAGSEVKWEEDTVAYKTTKPFFPDDLGDDVVNQLQETAVQAYQALQLRDYGRIDFRLATDGRVHVLEVNPNPYLLPTAEFSMAARKSGRSYTELIGEIVSQAIGRYASA, from the coding sequence ATGGCCAGGCTCCGAATCGGCGTTCTCTACGATTACTGGTGGGACGACGAGGAAGAACGCGTCGAGGGCGAGCGGCCGAAGAAGAAGTCGCGCGATGAGGATGTCCAGACCGTCTACGAGGCGCTGAAGAAGTCCGGGCACAGCCCGGTGTACGTGCGCGTCGACGGCACCAGCGAATCGCTCATCGAACTGGCGCGCTCGCAGACCGACCTGCTGTTCAACCTCACCGAATCGTTCGCGGGAGACGACAGTCAGGACACGAATCTCGCCGGCTACCTCGAACTGCTCGGGCGTCGGTTCACCGGCGCCGGCTCAAGCGGGCTGTTCCTGGCCCAGGACAAGGCGCTCGCCAAGAAGATCTTCACGTTTCACGGCATTCACACGCCGTACTTCTCGACCGTGTACCGCGGACGCACCGAGCATTCGCACGACATCCAGTTCCCCGTGATCGTGAAGCCGGCGCGCGAGGACGGCTCGATCGGCATCCAGTTCGGCGCGGTGTGCACCTCCATCAAGGAACTGATGGAGCGCATCGACTACATCCACGCCGAGTTCGACAGTCCGGCGCTGATCGAGGAGTACATCGAGGGCCGCGAGCTGTACGTGGGAGTGATCGGAAACGAAAAGCCCGAGGCCCTGCCGGTCGTCGAGCTGGATCTCTCGAAGCTCCCGGAAGGCATTCCGAAGATCGCCGGTTCCGAGGTGAAATGGGAGGAGGACACGGTGGCGTACAAGACCACCAAACCCTTCTTCCCCGACGATCTCGGCGATGACGTCGTGAACCAACTCCAGGAGACCGCGGTGCAGGCGTATCAGGCCCTGCAGCTTCGCGACTACGGGCGCATCGACTTCCGGCTCGCGACCGACGGACGGGTGCACGTGCTCGAGGTGAATCCGAATCCCTACCTGCTGCCGACTGCGGAGTTCTCGATGGCAGCGCGCAAGTCGGGGCGCAGCTACACGGAGTTGATCGGCGAGATCGTAAGCCAGGCGATCGGACGCTACGCTTCGGCGTGA
- a CDS encoding tetratricopeptide repeat protein: MRSTVSLLALAALAAFVTPSLASFGGGGSSSSGSTPSASSGSIETKSPKTPREEAERLYAQAYEEIARAKQDAADGKAKNSEKRYKRALEWGESAVSRDAAYHEAWNLVGFAARKLSDFDKSVAAYEKCLTLKPDYAPAREYLGEAWLEKGDAKKAREQLVLLERYKADGEAKTLRTAIEAYEKAQGVTEAATSTEAGSSH, translated from the coding sequence ATGCGTTCCACTGTCTCCTTGCTCGCGCTGGCCGCGCTCGCAGCGTTCGTCACCCCGTCGCTTGCTTCATTTGGCGGCGGCGGCTCGTCGAGTTCCGGCTCCACGCCATCGGCTTCCTCCGGCAGCATCGAGACCAAGTCGCCGAAGACGCCGCGCGAGGAGGCCGAGCGCCTCTATGCGCAGGCCTACGAAGAGATCGCGCGCGCCAAGCAGGACGCCGCCGACGGCAAGGCGAAGAACTCCGAGAAGCGCTACAAGCGGGCACTCGAGTGGGGTGAGAGCGCGGTGTCGCGCGATGCCGCCTATCACGAAGCGTGGAATCTGGTCGGGTTCGCGGCCCGCAAGCTGTCGGACTTCGACAAATCGGTTGCGGCCTACGAGAAGTGCCTGACGCTCAAGCCCGACTATGCCCCGGCGCGCGAGTACCTCGGCGAGGCGTGGCTCGAGAAGGGCGACGCGAAGAAGGCGCGCGAACAGCTGGTGTTGCTCGAACGCTACAAGGCCGACGGTGAGGCGAAGACGCTGCGGACCGCGATCGAGGCCTACGAGAAGGCACAGGGCGTCACCGAAGCCGCAACCTCGACCGAGGCCGGCTCGAGCCACTGA
- a CDS encoding YceI family protein translates to MKRFFSVVALAAVTLVAAALPSFAEATKWSFDGVHSEAGFSIRHIFTKVPGRFDDMSGSIVFDEKNPSKSTVQATIQAKSINTRNERRDNHLRSADFFDVEKFPTLDFKSTKVEAGKEKNSYKVTGDLTMHGVTKSVVLDVSFLGAGDFGMGGNTMGKKAGFEARTKVNRKDFALLWNKTLDQGGTLLGDDVDITLAIEADAVKEEAAK, encoded by the coding sequence ATGAAGCGTTTCTTCTCGGTGGTCGCGCTCGCGGCCGTCACCCTGGTCGCCGCCGCGCTCCCCTCGTTTGCCGAGGCCACGAAGTGGAGTTTCGACGGAGTGCACAGCGAGGCCGGATTCTCGATCCGTCACATCTTCACGAAGGTGCCGGGACGCTTCGACGACATGAGCGGTTCGATCGTGTTCGACGAGAAGAATCCTTCCAAGTCGACGGTGCAGGCCACGATCCAGGCCAAGAGCATCAACACCCGCAACGAGCGCCGCGACAACCATCTTCGCAGCGCGGACTTCTTCGACGTCGAGAAGTTCCCGACCCTCGATTTCAAGAGCACCAAGGTCGAGGCTGGCAAAGAAAAGAATTCCTACAAGGTCACGGGTGACCTGACCATGCACGGCGTCACCAAGTCGGTGGTGCTCGACGTGTCGTTCCTCGGCGCCGGCGACTTCGGCATGGGCGGCAACACCATGGGCAAGAAGGCCGGCTTCGAAGCGCGCACGAAGGTCAATCGCAAGGACTTCGCGCTGCTGTGGAACAAGACGCTCGACCAGGGCGGCACGCTGCTGGGCGACGATGTCGACATCACGCTCGCGATCGAAGCCGACGCCGTCAAAGAGGAAGCCGCCAAGTAA
- a CDS encoding efflux RND transporter periplasmic adaptor subunit yields the protein MQKRMIQMLAIVVVVVAILGFIKFQQIQAAMSAGKSFQPPPETVTTVVAKSQDWQGHIEAVGAVAPAQGVTLSADLPGVVEKISFQSGARVSKGQALVLLDSRQERAQLASARAKSDLAKLSLDRGRKLFESGSIAQAELDQVEAQFKQADADADEIEATIGRKTIRAPFSGTAGIRQVNLGQYLHSGDPVVPVQSMDPIYVDFSVPQQQVASLRVGASVQAASDSGARATLTGRITAINPVVDDATRNIQVQATFSNPRGVMRSGMYVTVKVMLSARSEVIALPSSAINFAPYGNSVFIVEDVKGPDGKTYRGVRQQFVKLGTAQGDQVAVLDGVKAGEEIVTSGVFKLRTGAAVVVNNTVQPGNSPAPKPADS from the coding sequence GTGCAGAAGCGCATGATCCAAATGTTGGCGATCGTCGTCGTGGTCGTCGCGATTCTCGGTTTCATCAAGTTCCAGCAGATCCAGGCCGCGATGTCCGCCGGCAAGTCGTTTCAACCACCTCCCGAGACGGTGACCACCGTCGTCGCGAAGTCGCAGGACTGGCAGGGTCACATCGAAGCCGTCGGCGCCGTCGCTCCCGCTCAGGGCGTCACGCTGAGCGCCGACCTGCCGGGCGTGGTCGAGAAGATCAGCTTTCAGTCGGGCGCGCGCGTCAGCAAGGGTCAGGCGCTGGTGCTGCTCGACAGCCGTCAGGAGCGCGCACAGCTCGCCTCGGCGCGGGCGAAGAGTGATCTGGCCAAGCTGAGCCTCGATCGCGGCCGCAAGCTGTTCGAGTCGGGCTCGATCGCGCAAGCCGAACTCGATCAGGTCGAGGCGCAATTCAAGCAGGCCGACGCCGACGCCGACGAGATCGAGGCCACGATCGGGCGCAAGACCATTCGCGCTCCGTTCAGCGGCACGGCCGGCATCCGCCAGGTCAATCTGGGGCAGTACCTGCACAGCGGTGATCCGGTGGTCCCGGTGCAATCCATGGATCCGATCTACGTGGACTTCTCGGTGCCGCAGCAACAGGTCGCGTCGCTGCGCGTCGGCGCATCGGTACAGGCGGCGTCCGACAGCGGCGCGCGCGCGACGCTCACCGGGCGCATCACCGCGATCAACCCGGTGGTCGATGACGCGACGCGAAACATACAGGTGCAGGCGACGTTCTCGAATCCTCGCGGCGTCATGCGTTCGGGAATGTACGTCACGGTCAAGGTGATGCTGTCGGCTCGCAGTGAGGTCATCGCGCTGCCGAGTTCCGCCATCAACTTCGCCCCCTACGGCAACTCCGTCTTCATCGTGGAGGATGTGAAGGGCCCGGACGGCAAGACCTATCGCGGCGTGCGCCAGCAGTTCGTGAAGCTGGGTACCGCGCAGGGTGACCAGGTCGCGGTGCTGGACGGCGTCAAGGCCGGAGAAGAGATCGTGACCTCGGGCGTGTTCAAGCTTCGCACCGGCGCCGCGGTGGTCGTGAACAACACGGTGCAGCCCGGCAATAGCCCGGCGCCCAAGCCGGCGGACAGCTGA